In the Candidatus Electrothrix sp. GW3-4 genome, one interval contains:
- the asnS gene encoding asparagine--tRNA ligase translates to MKPRIKELLDTNPCEQQFIIEGWVRTCRHSGSLCFIELTDGSCLSGIQVIAEAGLKNYAEEIRHLSTGTAVKVVGPLVESPAKGQRVEVRAKKIEILGPAPADPGSYPLQKKRHSFEFLRSISHLRPRANALGAVTRIRSELNFALHRFFRDQGFFQVHTPLITTSDCEGAGEMFTVTALSDKELQQSEPFTQDFFGRKAGLTVSGQLQAEIYALSHARVYTFGPTFRAENSNTSRHLAEFWMLEPEMAFCDLGCDMDIAEALIRNLISTVLDNCEQDLDLFHRFISKGLIEKLEVVRQQTFTRMTYTEAINELEGAQQQFEYPVTWGGDLQAEHERFLCEEIAGRPVIVTDYPKTIKPFYMRQNDDGKTVAAMDILVPGIGELVGGSQREERLDLLTARMQGAGLDLEEYSWYLDLRRYGSVPHSGFGLGFERLVQFVTGMSNIRDVIPFPRTPGNAPC, encoded by the coding sequence ATGAAACCACGCATCAAAGAGCTTCTGGATACCAACCCCTGTGAGCAGCAGTTTATTATAGAAGGCTGGGTCCGTACCTGTCGACACTCTGGTAGCCTTTGTTTTATTGAGCTCACAGATGGTTCGTGCCTGTCCGGGATACAGGTGATTGCCGAGGCAGGATTGAAAAATTATGCTGAGGAAATTCGACATCTCAGCACAGGCACTGCTGTCAAGGTTGTTGGCCCCTTGGTAGAATCACCAGCCAAGGGGCAGAGGGTAGAGGTTCGGGCAAAAAAAATTGAGATACTGGGTCCTGCTCCTGCTGACCCGGGCAGTTACCCTTTGCAAAAAAAACGCCATAGCTTCGAATTTCTTCGCTCTATCAGTCATCTACGTCCACGCGCCAATGCCTTGGGGGCAGTCACCCGCATTCGATCTGAGCTCAACTTCGCTCTTCATCGATTTTTTCGTGATCAAGGCTTCTTTCAGGTCCACACGCCGCTCATAACCACCTCGGACTGCGAAGGTGCTGGTGAGATGTTTACGGTTACGGCCTTGTCCGACAAAGAGCTGCAGCAGAGCGAGCCCTTTACCCAGGATTTTTTTGGTCGCAAGGCCGGATTAACGGTCAGCGGACAGTTGCAGGCAGAGATTTATGCACTCTCGCATGCTCGAGTCTACACCTTTGGCCCCACCTTTCGTGCAGAAAATTCCAATACCAGCCGTCATCTGGCCGAGTTCTGGATGCTGGAGCCGGAAATGGCCTTTTGCGACCTGGGCTGCGATATGGACATCGCCGAGGCCCTGATTCGGAATTTGATCAGCACCGTACTGGATAACTGCGAACAAGATCTGGATCTCTTTCACCGATTTATCAGCAAAGGACTCATTGAAAAGCTGGAAGTGGTGCGCCAGCAGACCTTCACCCGCATGACCTATACTGAAGCAATCAACGAACTGGAAGGTGCTCAACAGCAGTTTGAATATCCTGTAACCTGGGGAGGTGACCTGCAAGCTGAGCATGAACGTTTTCTCTGTGAAGAGATCGCAGGCAGACCGGTGATTGTCACCGATTATCCCAAGACCATCAAACCCTTTTATATGCGCCAGAATGACGACGGCAAGACCGTTGCGGCAATGGATATCCTGGTACCGGGTATCGGAGAATTGGTCGGCGGGAGCCAACGGGAGGAACGACTGGACCTCTTAACAGCCCGCATGCAAGGGGCAGGACTTGACCTGGAAGAATATAGCTGGTACTTGGACCTGCGCAGGTACGGTTCTGTCCCCCATTCCGGCTTTGGCCTTGGTTTTGAACGACTGGTTCAGTTCGTCACCGGCATGAGCAATATCCGGGACGTCATTCCCTTCCCGAGAACACCGGGCAATGCCCCCTGCTGA
- a CDS encoding diguanylate cyclase yields the protein MQLRFLVPCTMVSAVLMTVFFSFLGSRNVILTRVETTQHVLVRERIGTLQGILENIQANETDRITQILSLYGAAPDHGLLMLTDQAGKIISSTQYQDIGLPWQETDSAEQQLPALSLKRQSLLIKVSDDRQWLDAYASVCWPGEQQGLREQTCGILYYRQALQYHKKIALGDTYRLIALISSGSVFLGALLWALLSQRLTRRTADLIHVLEQYQRGERHLKVQVSGKDELAEIAASVNTLFNRIHEDKNVFQENEQRFHSLLENIPGAVYRSDLESPRHMLFLSKGIEKICDCPVSELLGDSDLNFFDRIDADHQQEIIALIHTQLQEGPPFIVEYPLLDSQGRTRWVLDTGREVTKKREKERYIEGIILDITERKEVEARLLNQQRMLKAMSQVTHDALVIIDAQDNIHFWNKAAEDLYGYQATEVVHRKKMHKLICTSEDQKFAYEGLAKFVRSGEGPVLDRMMEFQSVHRSGRIFSIEHSVAAFQMDNAWYAVGSVRDITDRKNAEKTLRALATTDPLTVLNNRRTFLELSSRETRRAQRYLLPLAVFMFDVDRFKSVNDTYGHDVGDKVLQELAVLCKKNVRESDVIGRLGGEEFAVTLPNTEKEHAERAAERFRKAVANHSVSTGKEELSVTISIGVVMMQGKSGCDIDALLKAADKALYQAKKQGRNCVVMA from the coding sequence ATGCAGCTCAGATTTCTCGTCCCCTGCACGATGGTATCTGCCGTGCTGATGACGGTTTTTTTTTCCTTTCTAGGGAGTCGAAACGTTATCCTGACACGGGTGGAGACGACCCAGCATGTCTTGGTCAGGGAACGTATAGGTACCCTGCAGGGGATTCTTGAAAATATCCAGGCAAACGAAACAGACCGTATCACCCAGATCCTTTCCTTATACGGCGCTGCACCGGACCATGGCCTCCTGATGCTGACAGACCAGGCCGGGAAGATTATTTCCTCGACGCAGTATCAGGATATCGGCTTGCCTTGGCAAGAGACAGATTCTGCTGAGCAGCAGCTTCCTGCGCTCTCTCTCAAGCGGCAATCTCTCCTTATCAAGGTCTCCGATGACAGACAATGGCTGGACGCCTATGCCTCGGTCTGCTGGCCTGGTGAACAGCAAGGTCTGCGCGAACAAACCTGCGGAATCCTCTACTATCGCCAGGCCCTCCAATATCATAAAAAGATAGCGCTGGGTGACACCTATAGGCTCATCGCCCTGATCAGTAGCGGCAGTGTGTTTTTGGGAGCGCTTCTCTGGGCACTCCTGAGCCAGCGTCTGACAAGACGAACAGCTGATCTCATTCACGTCCTTGAACAGTATCAGAGGGGGGAGCGACATCTCAAGGTACAGGTCTCTGGCAAAGACGAGCTGGCCGAAATCGCCGCTTCCGTGAATACGCTGTTCAACAGGATACACGAGGATAAAAACGTTTTTCAGGAAAACGAGCAACGTTTTCACTCTCTGCTGGAAAATATCCCTGGGGCAGTTTATCGTAGCGATCTTGAATCGCCTCGACATATGCTCTTTCTGAGCAAAGGTATTGAAAAAATTTGCGACTGCCCAGTGTCAGAGCTGCTTGGTGACTCGGACTTGAATTTTTTTGATCGTATCGATGCCGATCATCAACAAGAAATTATAGCGCTTATCCATACCCAGCTGCAAGAGGGCCCCCCCTTTATAGTCGAATACCCTCTGCTTGATAGCCAAGGAAGAACACGTTGGGTTCTCGATACAGGAAGAGAGGTGACGAAAAAAAGAGAGAAAGAACGATATATTGAAGGAATTATTCTTGATATCACAGAAAGAAAAGAGGTTGAGGCGAGGCTGCTTAATCAGCAAAGGATGCTTAAGGCTATGAGTCAGGTTACCCATGATGCTCTGGTCATTATTGATGCCCAGGACAATATTCATTTTTGGAATAAGGCCGCTGAGGACCTGTACGGTTACCAGGCTACAGAGGTCGTCCACCGAAAAAAAATGCATAAACTCATCTGCACATCAGAGGACCAAAAATTTGCCTATGAAGGGTTAGCAAAATTTGTTCGGAGCGGGGAAGGTCCTGTTTTGGACAGGATGATGGAATTTCAGAGTGTTCACCGAAGCGGCAGGATTTTTTCTATAGAACATTCTGTTGCTGCATTTCAGATGGACAATGCCTGGTATGCAGTGGGTTCAGTCCGCGATATTACAGATCGCAAAAATGCTGAAAAGACCCTGCGCGCACTCGCCACCACAGATCCTCTGACGGTGTTGAATAATCGCCGGACTTTTTTGGAACTGTCTTCCAGAGAGACCCGGCGGGCGCAACGCTATCTTCTTCCCCTTGCAGTGTTTATGTTTGATGTTGACCGCTTTAAATCGGTTAATGATACCTATGGGCATGATGTTGGCGATAAGGTGCTTCAGGAATTAGCAGTGTTATGTAAAAAAAACGTCCGAGAGAGCGATGTTATCGGGCGACTTGGGGGAGAAGAGTTTGCAGTAACGCTTCCGAACACCGAAAAAGAACACGCGGAAAGAGCCGCAGAACGGTTTCGGAAGGCTGTGGCCAACCATAGCGTCAGTACAGGGAAAGAAGAGCTGTCAGTAACAATCAGTATAGGTGTGGTTATGATGCAAGGGAAGAGTGGATGCGATATTGACGCATTGTTAAAGGCAGCTGACAAGGCCCTCTATCAGGCGAAAAAACAGGGAAGAAACTGTGTCGTTATGGCCTAA
- a CDS encoding ABC transporter substrate-binding protein — protein MCSFMKVFARCFFVVVVLSCYAGCQQPPPTALRIGTNVWPGYEPLYLAKAQGYYKNLHVRFVEYPSTIEVLRAFKNRNLEAAALPLDEVIGLCRSCPDVKIILVTDISHGGDVIIAQQGIESVEELRGKRIAVESYALGAYFISRALEVHGMNLRDVSIVPLEVDEHKEAFLQDRVDAAVTFEPIRTKLLAVGGKEIFSSREIPGEIVDALVVHEEALEGNQNMLKKVIQGWFNAVADLEKKPREAAAIMSKRLKITPNEVLASYDGLILPGADENHRMLGKKDGTLYGNLARLSRVMIKYNLLEGEPLYQNLLTERFLP, from the coding sequence ATGTGTTCATTCATGAAAGTGTTCGCCCGATGTTTTTTTGTCGTTGTTGTTTTATCGTGTTATGCAGGGTGTCAACAACCTCCCCCAACTGCCCTTCGTATTGGCACAAACGTCTGGCCCGGATACGAACCACTCTATCTTGCTAAGGCACAAGGCTACTATAAGAATTTGCATGTACGGTTTGTAGAATATCCTTCTACCATCGAGGTTCTTCGTGCCTTTAAAAATAGAAACCTGGAAGCCGCCGCCCTGCCCCTGGATGAGGTTATTGGTCTTTGTCGGAGTTGCCCGGATGTCAAAATCATTTTAGTCACCGATATTTCGCACGGGGGAGATGTTATTATTGCCCAACAAGGAATAGAAAGCGTTGAGGAACTGCGCGGAAAACGCATCGCGGTTGAAAGCTATGCACTTGGTGCATATTTCATCTCACGTGCCCTGGAAGTGCATGGGATGAATCTCAGAGATGTCTCTATCGTTCCTCTTGAGGTGGACGAGCATAAGGAGGCGTTTTTGCAGGACCGAGTTGATGCGGCCGTGACCTTTGAACCCATCAGGACCAAATTACTGGCTGTCGGAGGGAAAGAGATCTTTTCCAGCAGAGAAATCCCCGGAGAAATTGTGGATGCGCTGGTCGTGCATGAAGAGGCCCTGGAAGGGAACCAGAATATGTTGAAAAAGGTTATCCAGGGCTGGTTCAATGCCGTGGCTGACCTGGAAAAAAAACCGCGGGAAGCAGCAGCGATTATGTCGAAGCGACTCAAGATCACCCCAAACGAGGTATTGGCGAGCTATGATGGTCTGATTTTACCGGGTGCCGATGAAAATCACCGCATGCTTGGTAAAAAGGACGGAACCTTGTACGGGAACCTTGCCCGCCTCTCCAGGGTTATGATAAAATATAATTTACTCGAGGGAGAGCCTTTGTATCAGAATCTCCTGACAGAACGATTTCTCCCCTAA
- a CDS encoding ferredoxin family protein, producing the protein MSGDCSRPLKEDRTYFAADYSAKLKEETQAMRNVKIDMEKCTRCRECIEVCPEEVFELVDGIPVHAHKEKCLECDLCINICPEDAISVVTQ; encoded by the coding sequence TTGTCAGGAGATTGCAGTCGTCCTTTAAAGGAGGACAGAACCTATTTCGCTGCCGATTATTCGGCGAAACTTAAGGAGGAGACCCAAGCAATGCGAAATGTAAAGATCGATATGGAAAAATGCACGAGGTGTCGGGAATGTATTGAAGTATGTCCCGAAGAGGTGTTTGAATTGGTGGATGGCATCCCTGTCCATGCCCACAAAGAGAAATGCCTTGAGTGCGATTTATGTATCAATATCTGCCCGGAAGATGCTATCAGTGTTGTAACGCAGTAG
- a CDS encoding adenylosuccinate lyase family protein: MPVHPFDFQINPHVFSTPELEALFDERAVLQRWLDFEAALAAAQGKLGIIPAEATVEIQAKAILEHIDLDSVREGYGKSRNSVVPLLGGLRRACRDGHGEYVHYGATTQDVLDTGQILSLKQTLKILSRDLLTLEKICLKLAEEHRATPLVARTHGQQALPTTFGLKVAGWLSEIRRHIERVKHLQKTVCVGQLSGAVGTYAALGSQGLAIAEETMQRLGLKHDPLSWHTSRDRIAELASAFALLVMTLAKIANEIFQLQKTEIDELREPSLSGALSSSTMPHKQNPVICQRVNALAKHVRALTGTIMESSLHEHERDPRSLWAEWLAVPQLCIYTGTALQSMIGVLSGLTVRKEQMLANLHQRKDLISTEWLLFQLSKEMGKNKALEKLHCLADSAAEMGISLKEEVLADAEIGPLFTAEDLAPLDQPEQYIGHAVGIVEKTIADIRRQQLSDSGLGHEEK, encoded by the coding sequence ATGCCTGTCCATCCCTTTGACTTCCAGATAAACCCGCATGTCTTCAGTACACCAGAGCTGGAGGCCCTGTTTGATGAACGGGCCGTGCTGCAACGCTGGCTTGATTTCGAAGCAGCCTTGGCTGCGGCCCAGGGAAAACTCGGGATTATCCCGGCAGAGGCTACCGTCGAGATCCAGGCAAAGGCAATCCTGGAGCATATTGATCTGGATTCTGTCCGGGAAGGATATGGCAAAAGTCGTAATTCCGTGGTCCCTCTGCTGGGAGGGCTCCGGCGGGCCTGCCGGGACGGGCATGGGGAATATGTCCATTACGGGGCAACGACCCAGGATGTGCTGGATACCGGCCAGATCCTCTCCCTTAAACAGACCCTGAAGATCCTCTCCCGGGATCTTCTGACCCTGGAAAAGATCTGTCTGAAGCTGGCAGAGGAACACCGGGCAACCCCTCTGGTGGCCAGGACCCACGGTCAGCAGGCCTTGCCCACCACCTTTGGCCTGAAGGTGGCGGGTTGGTTGTCAGAGATACGTCGTCATATCGAACGGGTTAAGCATCTGCAAAAGACGGTTTGCGTAGGCCAGCTCAGTGGTGCGGTGGGAACCTATGCCGCCTTGGGCAGCCAGGGCCTTGCTATTGCCGAAGAGACCATGCAGCGGCTCGGACTCAAACATGATCCGCTTTCCTGGCATACCAGCCGAGACAGGATCGCCGAGCTGGCCTCTGCTTTTGCCCTCCTGGTTATGACCTTGGCCAAGATCGCCAATGAGATCTTTCAGCTCCAGAAAACCGAGATCGATGAACTCCGGGAACCGTCGCTCTCAGGTGCGCTGTCCAGCAGCACCATGCCCCATAAGCAGAATCCGGTCATCTGTCAGCGGGTGAACGCCCTGGCAAAGCATGTTCGGGCCTTGACCGGGACGATCATGGAGAGCAGTCTCCATGAGCATGAACGCGACCCGCGCAGTCTTTGGGCAGAATGGTTGGCTGTGCCGCAACTCTGTATCTACACAGGAACCGCCTTACAGTCTATGATCGGGGTCCTCTCCGGGCTCACAGTGCGCAAAGAGCAGATGCTCGCCAATCTGCATCAGCGAAAAGATCTCATCTCTACCGAGTGGTTGCTTTTTCAACTCAGTAAGGAGATGGGCAAGAATAAGGCCTTGGAAAAGCTGCACTGTCTCGCGGACTCAGCCGCAGAGATGGGGATCAGTCTGAAAGAGGAGGTCTTGGCAGACGCAGAAATAGGTCCGCTGTTTACAGCTGAGGATCTTGCCCCGCTTGATCAACCGGAGCAGTATATCGGGCATGCTGTGGGAATTGTGGAGAAAACCATTGCAGATATCCGCAGGCAGCAGTTGAGTGATTCGGGCCTTGGGCACGAAGAAAAATAA
- a CDS encoding Glu/Leu/Phe/Val dehydrogenase dimerization domain-containing protein codes for MFTNTKKKSDLIVEYTDPLEGFKGWLVIDSMTHRLAAGGLRVQQGLTCECVQRLAATMTLKMRIAGIRADGAKSGIDYDPASPGKQEALFRFMRAIKPYMEERYSMGPDLNTTMPELDAVSQRLGLSSIKNAVARNQQLDNRAFDQRTALLAAPCGYATLGRLRSGAGLAASCLATLEFLGIPPQEATAAIQGFGGLAAGAAYFLHKAGVRIIGLADRDKSLYSINGTPLDIPALLASREDGEKGIIPTAENPKSAYSDNTKIYNLPCDIFVPAAIEKAVNKEVAEHIQTKAIASGANLAVTAEAEQILHQRAIPVIPDMVAGCGGSLSMEGLFGPDTLPTAEDVLNHVDQKTRKIVKAMLQRSQQDNISPREAALCLCAEAPLYPDARPYGRLEGALAKDS; via the coding sequence ATGTTCACTAATACAAAAAAAAAGTCGGATCTTATTGTCGAGTATACGGACCCTCTTGAAGGGTTCAAGGGATGGTTGGTCATTGATTCGATGACGCACAGGCTGGCCGCTGGGGGACTCCGGGTACAGCAGGGGCTGACCTGCGAATGTGTTCAGCGCCTTGCCGCCACCATGACCCTGAAGATGCGAATTGCTGGCATCCGGGCGGACGGAGCCAAGAGCGGCATTGACTATGACCCGGCCAGTCCGGGTAAGCAGGAGGCCCTGTTTCGTTTTATGCGGGCCATCAAGCCCTATATGGAGGAACGGTATTCTATGGGGCCTGACCTGAATACCACCATGCCTGAGCTGGACGCGGTGTCTCAGCGCCTCGGCCTGTCCTCTATCAAAAACGCCGTAGCCAGGAATCAGCAGCTTGATAACAGGGCCTTTGACCAACGAACCGCCTTGCTTGCTGCCCCCTGCGGTTATGCCACCCTGGGTAGGTTACGATCCGGGGCAGGTCTGGCCGCTTCCTGTCTGGCGACTCTGGAATTTCTCGGGATCCCGCCGCAGGAAGCCACAGCAGCTATCCAGGGATTCGGGGGTCTGGCAGCCGGGGCGGCCTATTTCCTTCATAAGGCCGGGGTGCGGATTATCGGTCTGGCAGATCGTGACAAAAGCCTGTACAGCATCAACGGTACTCCGCTTGATATCCCTGCCTTACTCGCTTCCCGGGAAGACGGGGAAAAGGGAATCATTCCGACTGCTGAAAATCCCAAGTCCGCATACTCTGATAATACAAAGATTTATAATCTACCCTGCGATATCTTTGTGCCTGCTGCTATTGAAAAGGCCGTTAATAAAGAGGTGGCGGAGCATATCCAGACAAAGGCTATTGCCAGCGGTGCCAATCTGGCTGTCACTGCGGAGGCGGAACAGATCCTCCATCAGCGTGCTATTCCGGTGATCCCGGATATGGTTGCTGGCTGCGGCGGTTCTCTGTCCATGGAAGGCCTGTTCGGCCCAGACACCCTGCCCACGGCTGAGGATGTTCTGAACCATGTTGACCAAAAAACACGAAAGATCGTAAAGGCCATGCTGCAACGCAGTCAACAGGATAATATTTCGCCGCGAGAGGCTGCCTTGTGTCTTTGTGCAGAGGCCCCGCTCTATCCCGATGCCCGGCCCTATGGTCGCCTTGAAGGGGCTCTTGCAAAGGATTCCTGA
- the der gene encoding ribosome biogenesis GTPase Der gives MKSNSCPLVALIGRPNVGKSTLFNRITRRRDAIVDPTPGVTRDRHYAQASWEEYAFMLVDTGGIEEVDGPDTDQFSDHIRTQALQAVEEADVILLLLDGRQGVLPGDHEIVNLLRRAKKEIFFVVNKIDSPEIETELLTPFWELGVPELWALSGDHGYGFRTLMEALAEKLGASEAPPELPEGTIRLAFLGRPNVGKSSMVNAIMGQERMVVSDISGTTRDSVDTLLSRDQYTYLLIDTAGIRRKGKTKDKLEKFSILKALKALSRCDIAVVVIDAEEGITEQDTKVIGYTQDHGRALLILINKWDLIQDDKKKQDWLLEDVRLATNFIPFAPVFRVSAKTGSGIKRIFPEVGKIHRQFHQRFSTSALNRLLEAATLHHEPPMYRGRRLKLYYTTQLDSAPPTFVVIANFPKGIHFSYQRYLTNRFREGLGLDRIPVRLFFRERSGRSKR, from the coding sequence GTGAAGAGCAACTCCTGTCCTCTGGTCGCCCTGATAGGCCGACCCAATGTGGGGAAATCCACCCTGTTTAACCGCATCACCCGACGGCGCGACGCCATTGTCGATCCCACACCCGGTGTCACCCGGGACCGCCATTATGCCCAGGCCAGCTGGGAGGAGTACGCCTTTATGTTGGTGGATACCGGCGGCATTGAGGAGGTGGATGGTCCGGACACAGATCAATTCAGCGATCATATTCGTACCCAGGCCTTGCAGGCCGTGGAAGAGGCCGATGTCATCCTCCTGCTCCTGGACGGTCGGCAGGGCGTGCTGCCCGGTGACCACGAGATCGTCAATCTGCTTCGGCGCGCCAAGAAAGAGATCTTCTTTGTGGTCAATAAGATTGACTCGCCAGAGATCGAAACCGAGTTACTGACCCCTTTCTGGGAACTGGGCGTGCCCGAGCTCTGGGCCTTATCCGGGGATCATGGCTACGGCTTCCGGACCCTGATGGAAGCCCTTGCCGAGAAGCTGGGTGCAAGCGAGGCCCCGCCAGAGCTGCCTGAAGGGACTATTCGCCTTGCCTTTCTGGGTCGACCCAATGTGGGCAAATCCTCGATGGTCAATGCCATCATGGGCCAGGAGCGGATGGTGGTCTCTGATATCTCCGGCACCACCCGTGACTCGGTGGACACCTTGCTCAGCCGCGATCAGTATACCTACCTGCTCATCGATACGGCAGGGATCCGTCGTAAGGGCAAGACTAAGGACAAGCTGGAGAAGTTCTCCATCCTCAAGGCCCTCAAGGCCCTGAGTCGTTGCGACATCGCGGTGGTGGTCATTGATGCGGAGGAGGGCATCACCGAGCAGGACACCAAGGTGATCGGCTACACCCAGGATCATGGCCGGGCCCTGCTGATCCTTATTAATAAATGGGACCTGATCCAGGACGATAAGAAAAAACAGGACTGGTTGCTGGAGGATGTGCGACTGGCCACCAACTTCATCCCCTTTGCCCCGGTCTTCAGGGTATCAGCCAAGACCGGCTCGGGCATCAAGCGGATCTTCCCTGAGGTGGGTAAAATCCACCGTCAGTTTCATCAGCGCTTTTCCACTTCTGCCCTCAATCGCCTGCTGGAAGCGGCAACCCTTCATCACGAGCCGCCCATGTATCGCGGCCGACGCCTGAAGCTCTACTACACGACCCAGCTCGACTCAGCCCCACCCACCTTTGTCGTGATTGCCAACTTCCCTAAGGGAATCCATTTCTCCTACCAGCGCTACCTGACAAATCGTTTCCGGGAAGGACTGGGCCTGGATCGGATACCGGTGCGTCTCTTCTTCCGGGAACGGAGCGGGCGCAGCAAACGCTAG
- a CDS encoding metal-dependent transcriptional regulator has translation MPPKNKLTASQEDYLEAIYNIVADKMAARAKDIAEYLAVRASSVTGALRTLRAMGLVNYAPYDLITLTEEGHDAAEEIVRRHKALENFLVNVLGVDQREADEAACKMEHSVPKAIVERLVKYAEYVEKCPKGGITWESGFGYYCKHGCTEEDCKDCEYKEE, from the coding sequence ATGCCCCCTAAGAACAAACTCACTGCCAGCCAGGAAGATTATTTAGAGGCGATCTATAATATTGTTGCCGACAAGATGGCGGCCCGCGCCAAGGATATCGCCGAATACCTTGCAGTACGCGCCTCCTCAGTGACAGGGGCCCTGCGGACCCTAAGGGCAATGGGCCTGGTCAACTATGCCCCCTATGACCTGATCACCCTTACCGAAGAAGGGCATGATGCTGCGGAGGAGATTGTTCGTCGCCATAAGGCGCTGGAAAACTTCCTGGTCAATGTCCTCGGGGTTGATCAGCGGGAGGCCGATGAGGCGGCCTGCAAGATGGAGCACTCGGTGCCCAAGGCCATTGTGGAACGGCTGGTCAAGTATGCCGAGTATGTGGAAAAATGCCCCAAAGGCGGGATCACCTGGGAGTCCGGCTTTGGCTATTATTGCAAGCACGGTTGCACGGAAGAGGATTGCAAAGACTGCGAGTATAAAGAGGAGTAG
- a CDS encoding ElyC/SanA/YdcF family protein — translation MKKKVKIRRSCIVILLLVVAAIIIPNLVISSYGRYSYDRLDPPPKVYCAILLGTSKYLPGGRRNLYYTYRIEAAKRLYDNGGCEKIIVSGDNETMQYNEPQRMRKDLLKAGVASEDIICDYAGFRTLDSIIRFKKVFGRQRGVVISQKFHNERAIYIARAYGVELYGYNAQDVGLRCGLKTRLREVLSRVKCVLDVELLHTGPRFLGKQIKV, via the coding sequence ATGAAGAAAAAAGTCAAGATACGCAGATCCTGCATAGTCATCTTGCTGTTGGTGGTTGCTGCTATCATCATTCCCAACCTGGTGATCAGCAGTTATGGGCGCTACAGTTATGACCGTCTGGATCCCCCCCCCAAGGTGTACTGCGCTATCCTGTTAGGGACCTCCAAGTATTTGCCTGGTGGCCGGAGGAACCTCTACTATACATACAGGATAGAGGCCGCGAAAAGGCTGTACGACAATGGCGGGTGCGAAAAGATCATCGTTTCCGGGGATAACGAGACCATGCAGTATAATGAGCCCCAAAGGATGAGGAAGGACCTGCTCAAGGCAGGTGTGGCCAGTGAAGATATCATCTGCGACTATGCAGGCTTCAGGACCCTTGACTCAATCATCCGCTTCAAAAAGGTCTTTGGCAGGCAGCGGGGCGTGGTTATCTCCCAGAAGTTTCACAACGAGCGAGCCATCTACATAGCCAGGGCCTACGGGGTTGAGCTCTACGGGTATAATGCGCAGGACGTGGGCCTCCGTTGCGGCTTGAAGACCAGGCTGCGCGAGGTCTTATCCAGGGTTAAGTGTGTGCTGGATGTGGAGTTGCTGCACACCGGACCACGATTTTTAGGAAAACAGATCAAGGTCTGA